The nucleotide sequence GCCATCGGCGGCGCCTTGGGCGCGGGCATGGGCGCGATCATCCACTGGTTCAAGCAGCCGGCGTTCCTCATCACGCTGGCGGGCATGTTCCTGATGCGCGGGTGTGCCTTCTGGCTCAACACCGAGTCCGTCGGCATCAACCACCCGCTCTATGCCCGGGCGGCGGACATCTACTGGGAGTTCGGCCCGGTCGGCGTGCCACTCGTCGCCGCGATCCTCGCGGTCGGCCTGATCATCGGTGGCGTCATCGGCCACACCACGCGTTTCGGCCGCAACCTGCTCGCCCTCGGCGGCAATGAGCAATCCGCCCTCCTGATGGGCCTGCCGGTCGGGGCGTCCAAGGTCGGCGTCTATGCCTTTAGCGGGTTCTGCGCCGCCGCGGCCGGGCTGGTGGGCACGCTCTACACGGGCTCGGGCAACCCCAGCACCGGCATCGGCCTGGAACTCGATGCCATCGCGGTCGTGGTCATCGGCGGCACCGTACTCACGGGCGGCCGCG is from Lacunisphaera limnophila and encodes:
- the yjfF gene encoding galactofuranose ABC transporter, permease protein YjfF; this translates as MKAMLQRRLPLLTTGAIFAALFIAAGLKYEGFFSSNVAVNLFTDNAVLGLTAIGMTLVIFAGGIDLSVGAVAGFTSIFVATLIEQHGVHPALAGAAALAIGGALGAGMGAIIHWFKQPAFLITLAGMFLMRGCAFWLNTESVGINHPLYARAADIYWEFGPVGVPLVAAILAVGLIIGGVIGHTTRFGRNLLALGGNEQSALLMGLPVGASKVGVYAFSGFCAAAAGLVGTLYTGSGNPSTGIGLELDAIAVVVIGGTVLTGGRGHMLGTVFGLLIFGTIQSVLLFDGRLSPWWARILVGVLLLAFILLQRGLVRAVGKGK